A window of Ictidomys tridecemlineatus isolate mIctTri1 chromosome 1, mIctTri1.hap1, whole genome shotgun sequence contains these coding sequences:
- the Mldhr gene encoding LOW QUALITY PROTEIN: mitochondrial lactate dehydrogenase regulator (The sequence of the model RefSeq protein was modified relative to this genomic sequence to represent the inferred CDS: deleted 1 base in 1 codon): MLSSASRLGAPRSPLELLPLPAPAPPRLPLVRLPLPSGSRGARAPGGRRRGRAGRRTVMWRDSLCTAAGYAFGAGTRLRSVLSSRKLQP; the protein is encoded by the exons ATGCTCAGTAGCGCCAGCAGGTTGGGGGCTCCGCGCTCGCCCCTGGAGCTGCTCCCTCTTCCAGCCCCTGCGCCGCCTCGGCTTCCCCTCGTTCGCCTCCCCCTCCCCTCGGGTTCCCGAGGCGCACGGGCTCCCGGCGGGCGGCGGAGGGGGCGGGCAGGCCGGCGGACGGTGATGTGGCGGGACTCTTTGTGCACTGCGGCAGGATACGCGTTCGGA GCTGGGACGCGGCTGCGCTCAGTTCTCTCCTCTCGGAAGCTGCAGCCATGA